In Lates calcarifer isolate ASB-BC8 linkage group LG21, TLL_Latcal_v3, whole genome shotgun sequence, a single window of DNA contains:
- the exosc5 gene encoding exosome complex component RRP46, which translates to MEVCGSSNVSLREFGCEQSLLSRPDGSASFIQGDTSVLAGVYGPAEVKVSKEIYDRATLEVLIQPKVGLPSVRERSQEQCVRETCEASLLLSLHPRSSLTLILQVLHDDGSLLSCALNAACMALMDAGLPMSCLFCGVTCAIDTDGQIITDPTAAQEKESRALMTFAIDSTERRVLMSSTKGSFTVHELQQCIAVSQKASEKIFQFYRDSVRRRYSKTLE; encoded by the exons ATGGAGGTGTGTGGTTCTTCAAATGTTTCCCTAAGAGAGTTTGGCTGCGAGCAGAGCTTACTGTCTCGACCGGACGGATCAGCGTCTTTCATCCAAG GAGACACAAGTGTGTTGGCTGGAGTTTATGGACCTGCTGAGGTCAAAGTCAGCAAGGAAATCTATGACCGGGCAACACTGGAGGTGTTGATACAGCCCAAAGTAGGACTGCCAA GTGTGAGGGAGCGATCACAGGAGCAGTGTGTGCGAGAAACCTGCGAggcatctctgctgctgtcgcTCCATCCTCGCTCCTCGCTCACTCTCATTCTTCAGGTGTTGCATGATGATGGCTCA CTCTTGTCCTGTGCTCTGAACGCTGCCTGTATGGCTCTGATGGATGCAGGCTTGCCTATGAGTTGCCTGTTCTGTGGAGTGACCTGTGCCATCGACACAGACGGTCAGATCATCACAGACCCCACTGCAGCTCAGGAAAAG GAAAGTCGAGCTCTGATGACCTTTGCTATTGACAGCACAGAACGCAGAGTATTGATGTCATCAACCAAAGGATCATTTACAGTTCATGAG ctgcagcagtgtatAGCAGTCAGTCAGAAAGCCTCAGAGAAGATCTTCCAGTTCTACAGGGACTCTGTCAGGCGACGATACTCCAAAACCCTAGAGTAA
- the tmem91 gene encoding synapse differentiation-inducing gene protein 1, translating into MENLDELEHPLLGENPNNSRALGPGTGQAPGGLFKGILVKCEEDRAYPPLAWRGYCGHPPELQQQQLLDPCSLPRTLESFYPPAPIWGHTDSLLSKDYLETTFVDIRPGSTLERKLLAETQDFHSVSYSMDDEDDLLPDSDDSSIDDFSDTDSESNFPLMIPQDYLGLAFFSMLCCFWPLGIAAFYLSQKTNKASAQGDFQGANAASRQALWLSVLSIVFGIITYICAIAALISYLSGKPP; encoded by the exons atggagaatCTAGATGAGCTAGAGCACCCTCTTCTGGGAGAAAACCCCAATAACAGCAGGGCATTGGGGCCCGGGACTGGACAAGCCCCAGGCGGGCTGTTCAAAGGCATCCTGGTGAAGTGTGAGGAGGACAGGGCGTACCCTCCCTTAGCATGGAGGGGCTATTGTGGGCATCCTCctgagcttcagcagcagcagttactgGACCCTTGCTCCCTACCTCGCACACTGGAGTCCTTTTACCCACCGGCGCCCATCTGGGGTCACACAGACTCCCTTCTCAGCAAAGACTACCTGGAGACCACTTTTGTGGACATTCGGCCCGGCTCCACCCTGGAGAGGAAGCTGCTGGCCGAGACGCAGGACTTCCACAGTGTCTCCTACAGCATGGATGATGAGGATGACCTGCTTCCTGACTCTGAT GACTCATCTATTGATGACTTCAGTGATACAGACAGCGAGAGCAACTTCCCTCTGATGATCCCTCAGGACTACCTGGGTCTGGCCTTTTTCTCCATGCTCTGCTGCTTCTGGCCCCTGGGCATCGCTGCCTTCTACCTTTCACagaag ACCAACAAGGCATCAGCTCAGGGGGATTTTCAGGGGGCCAACGCAGCGTCCCGCCAGGCTCTGTGGCTCTCAGTGCTCTCCATTGTGTTTGGAATCATAACGTACATCTGTGCCATCGCCGCGTTGATTTCCTACCTGTCTGGAAAACCTCCGTAA